GTGAAAAGGAGTACCATTATGCTGAAGAATAGAATTAGCCGCTTTATACTGAGTATGTTCACGGTCTGTACCGCAATGGCGGGTGCGGCCGAAAAACCGAATATTCTGATTATTCTGGGGGACGATCTGGGGTATGCGGATGTCGGTTTCAACGGATCGGTTGACATTCCTACACCGAATCTGGATGCGCTGGCAAAAGAGGGACTGATCTGCACTTCAGCTTATTCGGCGCATCCGGTGTGCGGACCAAGCCGTGCGGCACTGCTGACCGGACGTTCGCCCTATACACTGGGTGGTCAGTTCAATATCCCATATTTCAACCATCAGTGGGGCGTTTCCACGAATGAAGTTTTTCTCTCCGATATTTTGCAGGACGCCGGCTATTTTACCGGGATTTTCGGAAAATGGCATCTGGGAGAAGGGCACGAATTTCAGCCGAATCAACGTGGGTTTGATGAGTTTTACGGGCATCTCGGAGGTGGACATAAATATTTCCCCGAAAAATACTGGAAGGAGTATGAACGTCGGTTGAAAGCGGGCGATACCAAAATTCCGCCGAATACCACTCCGCAGCTGCGCAATGGGAAGCCGGCCCATGAAACTGAATATCTGACCGATGCGTTTTCGCGGGAAGCGGTTGATTTTATTCACAAAGCCAAAGAGCGGGAACAGCCGTTTTTTCTGTATCTGGCCTATAATGCTCCCCATTCGCCACTGGAGGCCAAAGCGGAAGACCTCGAAAAAATGGCGCATATTCCTCAGAAACGCCGACGGATTTATGCCGCGATGGTTCATTGCCTGGACTACAACGTCAAACGGGTGATTACCGCACTGAAGGAAACCGGAGCCTACGACAATACGCTGATTATTTTTCTGAGCGATAATGGCGGTCTGACCGGTCACGCAAGCAATGCGCCGCTCAAGGGAGAAAAGCGTGATGTGAATGAGGGGGGATACCGTGTTCCGATGTTCTGGCACTGGCCCGGTGTTGTGCCGGCCGGCCGTACGTTTGAATATCCGGTGTTAACA
This is a stretch of genomic DNA from Pontiella agarivorans. It encodes these proteins:
- a CDS encoding sulfatase-like hydrolase/transferase is translated as MLKNRISRFILSMFTVCTAMAGAAEKPNILIILGDDLGYADVGFNGSVDIPTPNLDALAKEGLICTSAYSAHPVCGPSRAALLTGRSPYTLGGQFNIPYFNHQWGVSTNEVFLSDILQDAGYFTGIFGKWHLGEGHEFQPNQRGFDEFYGHLGGGHKYFPEKYWKEYERRLKAGDTKIPPNTTPQLRNGKPAHETEYLTDAFSREAVDFIHKAKEREQPFFLYLAYNAPHSPLEAKAEDLEKMAHIPQKRRRIYAAMVHCLDYNVKRVITALKETGAYDNTLIIFLSDNGGLTGHASNAPLKGEKRDVNEGGYRVPMFWHWPGVVPAGRTFEYPVLTMDFYPTLARLAGASIPAGKTLDGKDIWNDLLNDHNPHSDELIAVISHRPDYTDIAGRRNEWKAVRSGESWALYNLEQDIGEQHDLSKQYPERLKDMVKSLNQWAATHQMPKWIYSDEERERWKENTTPWFDGTFDL